Sequence from the Maribellus comscasis genome:
ATACACCTATGCAGAAGCCTCACCGAGCCAACAAAAAGAAGACTTTGTTGCTTCGGTTGAAAATGCACTGCACTTTTACGGGGGAGTTCCTGCAGCTATTGTCCCTGATAACCTAAAGTCTGCCGTAACCAAAAGCAGCCGGTTTGAACCTACCATTAACGAAACGTTTATGGACTTTGCCGAACATTACGGTACAACAGTTCTTCCGGCTCGGGCTTACCGTCCCCGGGACAAGTCACTGGCAGAAGGAGCAGTCAAGATATTATACCAAAGAATATATCCGGCCTTGCGCGGCAAAGATTTTTACAGTTTAGAAGAGCTTAACTGTGCAATTTGGGATGAACTGGACAAGCATAACAACAAAAAGTTAACCGGCAGGCCAACGTCCCGGTATCAATTATTCGTTGAAGACGAAAAAGGCAAGCTTACCGCATTACCTGTAGAAAAATACGAGATTAAAGAAATAGCAATAGCCACCGTAGCCATGAACGGGCACGTGCTGTTAAGCAAAGACAAACATTATTACAGCGTTCCGTGTCAGTATTTAAAGAAGAAGGTAAAGCTGGTGTTTACATCAAAAACCGTTGAAATATACCATAAATACAACCGCATAGCTTTGCACAAAAGAGATGGACGTAAATACTTCTACACCACAAACAAAGACCACCTGGCAACAACACACCAGTTTGTTACCGACTGGACACCGCAGCGTTTTATCAACTGGGCAGCTTCAATTGACGAGAGTGTAAAGGAATTTATAATCAATGTGCTGGAAAGAAAACAACACCCTGAACAATCCTATAAAAGCTGTATGGGCGTATTGGCTTTTGCCAAAAAGGTTGGGGAAGAAAGGCTTGCCAATGCGTGTAAACGTGCATTGGAACATCAGGTTTACAACTACAAAATCATACAAAAGATACTGGAAAAAGGGTTGGATAAACTTGATGATGAAAAACCGGACGAACCGGAACTTCCTTTTCATAACAACATAAGGGGAGGAAAATATTACAACTGATAAAGTAAAAAACAATGAACGAAGTAACATTAACACGAATGAAACAGATGAAGCTCCATGGTATGCATGGGGCTTTTAAAACAGCTGTCGAAACAGGTAAAACCGATGATTACACCATCGACCAGTTTGTATCGATGATAACAGATGCCGAGTGGGACGATCGCAACAACCGCAAGATAGAGCGATTGATAAAAAATGCAAGGTTCCACTATAAAGCAACCATTGAAAACGTGGTGTACGAACATACAAGAAATATCGATCGGACAAAACTGTTAAGACTGGCTGAATGCGATTTTATTAATAAAAACGAGAATGTATTAATATCGGGCAGCACCGGTGCCGGCAAAAGCTACATTGCAACAGCCTTAGGGTATCAGGCCTGTATCGAGGGATACAGGGTTTTGTACTTTAATACAACCAAGCTGTTTTCTAAACTAAAAATGGCAAAAGCCGATGGATCTTATCTCAAAGAACTTGCAAAAATGGCCAGGCATCAGTTAATAATACTCGATGACTTTGGCCTGCAACCCTTAGATAGCCAAAACCGGATAGCTCTGTTAGAGTTAATTGAAGATAGGCACAATAAAGGATCTATGCTTGTAACATCACAGCTGCCCGTTAGTAAGTGGTATGAAATAATCGGGGAGAAAACGATTGCCGATGCCATACTTGACCGGTTGATCCATCAATCGCACAGGATTGAGCTGATGGGTGAATCGATGAGAAAAAAACGAAACATTTATAGTGAATAAAAAACAGTAAATTTGTTGTAATCTGACAGAAGAAAAACGTTCTCTTTTTGTTGAAAATGGTCGATGGTCAATTTAAATTGGCCTGGGGTGGTCAATTTGACTGGCGTTTCCACTCAAAGTCCCAATATTTTTGGTCTAGCCCATTTAATTGCTCACTGAATCTAATTCCAACCTTATCAGTCAGAATGGTTGCTATTTTATTAAAATCGTTTGAATCATTTGATAGATTTATTTGAATTTGACTTTCATTTGTTTCCTCTCCGCGCACATATGAAATAACTTGAGCAGAGCTTTTTAAATCAATTATTTTAGAAAGTTCCCAGTCAACAATTATAAAATCAAGTTCTTTTCCAATAGCTATTAATCCAGATGACAATAATTCTAAATCATTGTCATTTAGTTGGTACTGCATTAAATAAATATCTTTAACGTACTCAGATTCCAAGTCAATCAAGATGGCAAAGTTTTTATTACCGTATCCGATTGTTGAATTGCAGTCCTCAATATGTGTACTATATCCTGTTTGGATTTTTTTAATCCTTTCTAATCCAGCAGATTCTAACGCATTAAAGATTGGAGATGGATTAACTTTTTTATCAATAGTCTTATACTTATTATCTTTTCTTTCATATATATCAGTAAATCCA
This genomic interval carries:
- the istA gene encoding IS21 family transposase, giving the protein MANKLIDMSKVRKVIQLHHQGKAKQFISRYLGLSRNTVKKYIALYKVLNLTIDDIDKKSDSELEKIFSRDTEDVLSPKLKKVYNFFPYMERELKKTGVTKQLMWEEYYEKHPDGLKLSQFKAHYLRWNKKVNPVMHMEHKAGDKMFIDYAGKTLEIINKETGEIEEVQFFVAILGASQYTYAEASPSQQKEDFVASVENALHFYGGVPAAIVPDNLKSAVTKSSRFEPTINETFMDFAEHYGTTVLPARAYRPRDKSLAEGAVKILYQRIYPALRGKDFYSLEELNCAIWDELDKHNNKKLTGRPTSRYQLFVEDEKGKLTALPVEKYEIKEIAIATVAMNGHVLLSKDKHYYSVPCQYLKKKVKLVFTSKTVEIYHKYNRIALHKRDGRKYFYTTNKDHLATTHQFVTDWTPQRFINWAASIDESVKEFIINVLERKQHPEQSYKSCMGVLAFAKKVGEERLANACKRALEHQVYNYKIIQKILEKGLDKLDDEKPDEPELPFHNNIRGGKYYN
- the istB gene encoding IS21-like element helper ATPase IstB, whose product is MNEVTLTRMKQMKLHGMHGAFKTAVETGKTDDYTIDQFVSMITDAEWDDRNNRKIERLIKNARFHYKATIENVVYEHTRNIDRTKLLRLAECDFINKNENVLISGSTGAGKSYIATALGYQACIEGYRVLYFNTTKLFSKLKMAKADGSYLKELAKMARHQLIILDDFGLQPLDSQNRIALLELIEDRHNKGSMLVTSQLPVSKWYEIIGEKTIADAILDRLIHQSHRIELMGESMRKKRNIYSE